Genomic DNA from Shouchella patagoniensis:
AGAAGAAGAATTCGGAGCAGCGATTAAGTGGCTAGAAAAAATGGAGGAAACAAAAACGTGAATAAAGATATTGCAACCCCCGCACGCACAAAAGCAATTTTAGCAAAACATGGTTTTCAATTAAAGAAAAGCCTAGGGCAAAATTTTTTGATTGATTTAAACGTCCTTCATAATATTGTAGAAGCGAGTGGTTTTTCAGAAACAGACGGTGTTATTGAAATTGGGCCTGGCATAGGTGCATTAACCGAACAGTTGGCTAAGAAAGCAAAAAAAGTTGTTGCTTTCGAGATTGATGATCGTTTAATTCCTGTTTTAGAAGATACACTATCTCCATATGACAATGTTGATATTATTCATAATGATGTACTTAAAGCAAACATTGGTGAAGTAATAGAGACTGCATTTTCCGCTACAGATGCTGTGCATGTTGTTGCCAATTTGCCTTATTATGTGACAACTCCAATACTCATGAAGCTATTAGAAGAGCGCTTGCCTCTAAAAAGTATCACAGTAATGATACAAGCTGAGGTAGCAGACCGAATTGCTGCAAGACCAGGTACAAAAGAGTATGGGTCATTATCGATTGCTGCTCAGTACTATGCTGAAGCAAAAAACATGTTAACAGTCCCAGCTACGGTGTTTGTGCCCCAACCTCGTGTTGATTCGGCAGTGCTTCGCTTAAACATACGAGAACAGCCAGCAGTTGATGTAATCGATGAAAAATGGTTTTTTAACGTGTTTCATGCTAGTTTCGCAAATCGTCGAAAAACGATTTTAAATAATTTAGTTCATAATTTAGCTGGGAAAGAAAAAAAGGAAGCTGTTCAGAAAGCACTTGTTGAAGCAGATATAGATCCAAAAAGGCGCGGTGAAACACTTTCTCCAGAAGAATTTGCAAAACTTAGTGACGTCCTCTATAGTGCGCTCGGAAAAGCAGGTAATTAATGGCACAAACCCCTCTATAGCTACATAAGTTACACAAGAGGGGGCAACGCTATGACAATTCAGGTTGGTGAGGTGGTGGGCCGACTCTCTTATAATTGCGATGTGCTTTTTCGTGTCCTGGCGGTTACAGGTAATTCAACAACGTTGGTAGGAGAAGAAATGCGCCTTCTTGCGGATGCGCCAATCGATGATTTAAAGCCCATGTCACTTAAAGAGAGAGAAATGAATAAAAGTCGTGTAAAGGAGCAGGAAGAGGTTTCCTATCGCTTGTTTCGCCAAGATGCAAAGTTAATGAAGCGCAGGCAAGAGTATCAAGCGGGTTCTGGATATGAAGAGTCACCACATTTTTTTGAAATGAGAGGACGTGTCCTTCATGTTGATGGTGATGCCAATTATTTGAATCGGTGTACAGAATTATATAACAAGCTTGGTGTGCCTGTTTATGGTGTTCATTTGGAGGAAAAAGAGATGCCTGCACAAATGACTTCATTACTAGAAATGGTTCAACCCGATATTCTTGTTGTAACAGGGCACGATGCTTATTCAAAAGCAAAGGGAAATAAAGACGACCTTAAAGCGTACCGACATACAAAATATTTTGCTGAATGTGTCCGGACGGCAAGAAATTCTATACAGAATCGTGATGGACTTTTAATTTTTGCAGGAGCTTGTCAGTCTCATTTTGAGACATTAATTCGAGCAGGGGCTAATTTTGCTAGCTCCCCGAATCGAGTGAATATCCACGCTCTTGATCCAGTTTATATAGCCTCACGCCTAAGTAGGACATCATTTACTGAAACGGTAAACCTTTGGGATGTACTTCGAAATACGATTACTGGCCAAAAAGGGCTCGGAGGAATTGAAACAAAAGGGTGTATGCGCTTAGGCCTACCATATCAAGAAGGACAAAATGAGGAAACGTCTCAAGATAGATGAGACGTTTTTTTATACATAGAAAAGTAAAGTATTGAACATCCTATAACCATCAAAACTTGACAAATTTAGACGTTGACAAACCTCTTTTGAAGTTGATATAATCAAAAATTTGACTTTTTTAAGAGTTGCTTGTATACTATATGTTAGTGAGGTGGTTGTGAATGGCAAAGACGTTAATTGACATTAAGCGAGCACTAGATGAAAATGTTGGAAAAAAGATTACAATTAAAGCTAATGGTGGGCGCAGAAGATCATCTGAACGTTCAGGGATGATTGAGGAAACGTATCCGGCTGTCTTTATTGTCAAACTTGATGAGAATCAAAATTCGGTTGAACGTGTATCTTATAGTTATGCAGATGTTTTGACCGAAACCGTTCAACTGTTATTAGCTGGTGAAAACGGAAAACAAGCAACCATTATTTGAGCATCTTTTTAGATGACTTTCTTTCCAACAAAAAGAAAGTCTTTTTTTTATACCTTTGTACATACTAAAAATGCTGGTTCTCCAGCAACATACAAGCAAAGGAGCGGGTTATCGTGAGCAGAAGACGT
This window encodes:
- the rsmA gene encoding 16S rRNA (adenine(1518)-N(6)/adenine(1519)-N(6))-dimethyltransferase RsmA, with the protein product MNKDIATPARTKAILAKHGFQLKKSLGQNFLIDLNVLHNIVEASGFSETDGVIEIGPGIGALTEQLAKKAKKVVAFEIDDRLIPVLEDTLSPYDNVDIIHNDVLKANIGEVIETAFSATDAVHVVANLPYYVTTPILMKLLEERLPLKSITVMIQAEVADRIAARPGTKEYGSLSIAAQYYAEAKNMLTVPATVFVPQPRVDSAVLRLNIREQPAVDVIDEKWFFNVFHASFANRRKTILNNLVHNLAGKEKKEAVQKALVEADIDPKRRGETLSPEEFAKLSDVLYSALGKAGN
- the veg gene encoding biofilm formation stimulator Veg, whose amino-acid sequence is MAKTLIDIKRALDENVGKKITIKANGGRRRSSERSGMIEETYPAVFIVKLDENQNSVERVSYSYADVLTETVQLLLAGENGKQATII
- the yabG gene encoding sporulation peptidase YabG, encoding MTIQVGEVVGRLSYNCDVLFRVLAVTGNSTTLVGEEMRLLADAPIDDLKPMSLKEREMNKSRVKEQEEVSYRLFRQDAKLMKRRQEYQAGSGYEESPHFFEMRGRVLHVDGDANYLNRCTELYNKLGVPVYGVHLEEKEMPAQMTSLLEMVQPDILVVTGHDAYSKAKGNKDDLKAYRHTKYFAECVRTARNSIQNRDGLLIFAGACQSHFETLIRAGANFASSPNRVNIHALDPVYIASRLSRTSFTETVNLWDVLRNTITGQKGLGGIETKGCMRLGLPYQEGQNEETSQDR